One Echeneis naucrates chromosome 16, fEcheNa1.1, whole genome shotgun sequence DNA window includes the following coding sequences:
- the fan1 gene encoding fanconi-associated nuclease 1 produces MAERAGKNRLKRSLSLSQNKKKGHVPAGTSAGAATPISSFFSSPPPSRLACPLCGHLVPRFKINEHIDLQCQKFERGDSGAASASFSVLPSVPLSPRDNPTKSPGRESKKGDGVKETKTSPYFKKSNFQQAPREITSKTVVRTIHLGSLSSKLSRKFVQSPEMTDDQHAPTLPEKEKDPPETLSNSQKENVIIQNSDERKDYETVIDLTAASDETPTTTAGDLLSSGKGHDLHQKRPKPDTLQKLVTAKSRSSSSKLAKRKKETTSPGKASGFRKKAKFEGSREPQEELVSTENKTQTADADQHKAGMPLTASSDPLLSSKEISEKSAAVIITDSLPKFSAQQTTTEQAAEGLHPPKIPYYLRNFCTVLQAVLENEDDRALFNQDDMALIRAFEKLSVMGQKLYVRLFQRKLKWLQVNKLNYEEICSDLEPVAQELVQSGFLQMESDLEDLEEALDLLPAPELRVLAKTFHLGTSGSQKQQLVDGLLRLSRQKSLFSMAAAQNNIRAVILKRAKQLAGSSVRLCRGPRTVFSRILLLFSLTDTMDEEEMAAGGQSQLFTILLVNSGRLTFPDYTVQRRAKVFRDRDDLIQFEVSMRSLQEVISAMQAGQWEEALELYTAAKNAWQELTKNHDLSHQEGLPIFLRVFTTGWAYTRILSRGVEILQRLRQYEEAVEQLRSLLSQSVYCPDSRGRWWDRLALNLHQHLKKPEQAICAIRDGLSDALVRTGHKLSLHQRAVRMKEAASLKKYRLQLKDLVSIDVQDVNHVTIRGQMFPHEGGTGKSKFLLLANGKREESTEATVICSVEELSLAHYRQQGFDQGIHGEGSTFSTMFALFLWDIIFMGDIPDVFRNPYQTCPLDLYTDSFYENRKEAIDSRVQLLSEASVETLHNMLEHIWTSQEGKVCSLVNWERFSSLQQAQSLVSCLGGAFLGGVIARMSKDYRHCRGGLPDLVVWNTSNNTYKLVEVKGPNDRLSQKQQIWLDELQRLGADVEVCHVVATGARGACLE; encoded by the exons ATGGCCGAAAGGGCCGGTAAAAACAGACTGAAGCGAAGTCTGTCTTTATCCCAGAATAAGAAGAAAGGCCATGTCCCCGCCGGGACCTCTGCCGGTGCTGCCACCCCCATCAGCTCCTTCTTCAGCAGCCCGCCTCCCTCCAGACTGGCCTGCCCCCTCTGTGGACACTTGGTGCCGAGATTCAAGATCAATGAGCACATTGATTTGCAGTGTCAGAAGTTTGAAAGGGGAGACAGCGGTGCAGCCTCAGCAAGCTTTAGTGTCTTGCCAAGCGTCCCGCTGTCACCCAGAGACAACCCTACCAAGTCCCCAGGGCGGGAATCAAAGAAGGGAGATGGTGTCAAAGAGACTAAGACCAGCCCTTATTTCAAAAAGAGTAACTTTCAGCAGGCACCGCGGGAGATCACCAGTAAAACTGTGGTCAGGACAATTCATCTGGGAAGCCTCTCCTCCAAGCTGTCCAGAAAGTTTGTTCAGTCACCAGAGATGACAGATGATCAACATGCACCAACTCTTCCCGAGAAGGAGAAAGATCCTCCTGAGACACTCAGTAactcacagaaagaaaatgtcatcaTTCAGAATTCAGACGAAAGAAAAGACTATGAGACAGTCATCGACCTGACAGCAGCCAGTGATGAGaccccgacaacaacagcaggggACCTATTGAGTTCAGGAAAAGGACATGATCTTCACCAGAAAAGACCTAAACCAGACACTTTGCAAAAGCTGGTTACCGCAAAGTCCcgctcttcttcctccaaactagcaaagaggaaaaaggaaacaacttCCCCTGGAAAGGCATCTGGTTtcagaaagaaagcaaagttTGAAGGGAGCAGGGAGCCACAGGAGGAGTTAGTGtccactgaaaataaaacacagacagctgaTGCAGATCAGCATAAAGCTGGAATGCCTCTCACCGCTTCTTCTGACCCCCTTCTGAGTTCAAAGGAAATTTCGGAAAAAAGTGCTGCAGTCATCATTACTGACTCGCTGCCAAAGTTTAGTGCTCAGCAAACCACCACCGAGCAGGCTGCGGAGGGCCTTCACCCGCCAAAGATTCCCTACTACCTCCGCAACTTCTGCACTGTGTTACAGGCCGTGCTGGAGAATGAGGATGATCGGGCATTGTTCAACCAGGATGATATGGCACTCATACGTGCGTTTGAGAAGCTATCAG TCATGGGGCAGAAGTTGTATGTGAGGCTCTTTCAGAGGAAGCTGAAGTGGCTCCAagtaaataaactaaattatgAAGAGATATGCAGTGATCTGGAACCAGTTGCCCAGGAACTGGTTCAAAGTGGCTTTCTACAGATGG AGAGTGATCTTGAGGATTTAGAAGAGGCTCTGGATCTCCTGCCTGCTCCTGAACTCCGAGTCCTGGCTAAGACCTTCCATCTGGGCACTTCTGGCTCTCAGAAGCAGCAGTTGGTGGATGGGCTTCTTCGTCTGAGCAGGCAAAAATCTCTCTTCTCAATGGCTGCTGCTCAAAACAACATAAGGGCCGTCATCCTCAAAAG GGCCAAGCAGCTAGCAGGTTCTTCTGTGCGTTTGTGTCGTGGTCCTCGGACTGTCTTCTCTCGTATCCTTCTGCTATTTTCTCTGACGGACACCatggatgaggaggagatggCTGCTGGTGGGCAGAGCCAGCTTTTTACCATCCTGCTGGTAAACTCGGGACGTCTGACCTTCCCGGACTACACTGTACAGCGCAGAGCCAAGGTGTTTCGGGACAGAGACGATCTGATCCA ATTTGAAGTATCCATGCGATCCCTGCAAGAGGTAATCTCAGCTATGCAGGCAGGTCAGTGGGAAGAGGCCCTAGAGCTCTATACTGCAGCCAAAAATGCCTGGCAGGAGCTGACGAAAAACCATGACCTCAG TCATCAGGAAGGGCTGCCTATTTTCCTGCGCGTTTTCACAACAGGCTGGGCTTACACTCGTATTTTGTCCAGAGGGGTAGAGATCTTGCAGAGGCTTCGTCAGTATGAG GAAGCTGTGGAGCAGCTGCGGTCCTTACTGTCACAGTCTGTGTACTGTCCTGACAGCCGAGGGCGATGGTGGGACAGACTGGCACTAAACCTCCACCAGCACCTCAAAAAACCTGAGCAA GCTATTTGTGCTATTAGAGATGGACTGTCAGACGCTCTGGTACGAACAGGACATAAACTCTCCCTGCACCAGAGAGCTGTTAGAATGAAAGAGGCTGCCAGCTTGAAGAAGTATCGCCTACAACTGAAAGACTTGGTCTCTATTGATGTCCAGGATGTCAACCAT GTCACAATCCGAGGGCAGATGTTTCCTCATGAAGGAGGGACTGGGAAATCTAAGTTTCTCTTGCTGGCTAATGGAAAGAGGGAAGAGAGTACTGAGGCCACTGTTATATGTTCTGTGGAGGAACTGTCTTTAGCACATTACCGCCAACAAGGTTTTGACCAAG GTATCCATGGTGAGGGTTCAACATTTTCTACAATGTTTGCTCTTTTCCTTTGGGATATCATTTTTATGGGCGATATTCCAGATGTTTTCCGAAACCCATACCAG ACATGTCCACTGGATCTGTACACAGACTCTTTCTATGAGAACAGAAAGGAGGCCATTGATTCTCGTGTTCAGTTGCTCAGTGAGGCATCTGTGGAGACACTTCATAACATGTTGGAGCACATCTGGACCTCACAGGAGGGTAAAGTCTGTTCACTGGTGAACTGGGAGCGCTTCTCATCCCTTCAACAGGCACAG tctcttgtGTCTTGCCTTGGTGGAGCCTTCTTAGGAGGAGTCATAGCAAGAATGTCAAAAGACTACAGGCATTGTCGTGGCGGTCTGCCGGATTTAGTGGTATGGAACACCTCAAACAACACCTACAAG TTGGTAGAGGTGAAGGGACCCAATGACCGCCTGTCCCAGAAGCAGCAGATCTGGCTGGATGAGCTTCAGAGACTGGGGGCGGATGTGGAGGTTTGTCACGTGGTGGCTACTGGAGCCAGGGGAGCATGTCTggaataa